One window of the Prunus dulcis unplaced genomic scaffold, ALMONDv2, whole genome shotgun sequence genome contains the following:
- the LOC117613142 gene encoding BAHD acyltransferase At5g47980-like → MKLSSVKQKMASEIKVEVIRKETIKPSSPTPHHLRTSSLSVCDQLQPEMYIPLLLFYPNNISDDVVNNIDRNSLFAERSKLLKTSLSEALTQFYPFAGEFEYNVSISCNDHGAGFIESQVNCPISKILENPDFEILKQLLPTAIKSKQSEAGHLLLVQVNLFECGGLTIGVNISHKVADAFTLSTFIKSWATIALGSASTASDHVLLPAEFGVAATLFPPQDVFNSPQPIVESIKKNCITKRFVFDASKIAALKSKAASAAVPNPTRVEVVSALIWKCALQASRSNLGFTKPSAWNQLVNMRKISGLARVENILGSLVWLFTVMTMESDEVELESLVQKLRKGIEEYKEKYANGFSGEDFIQTMEGLKNLIMKDSIETYGCTSWCRFSFYQADFGWGKPSWMSLCDIESMNTTLLMDMSDGVGIEALLCLEEEHMAIIERNEDLLAYASLNPSVV, encoded by the coding sequence ATGAAACTCTCAAGTGTGAAACAAAAGATGGCTTCAGAAATCAAAGTTGAAGTCATTCGCAAAGAAACAATTAAGCCATCCTCTCCAACTCCTCATCACCTTAGAACTTCCAGTCTCTCTGTTTGTGATCAGTTACAACCTGAAATGTATATCCCATTACTTCTCTTCTACCCCAACAATATTAGTGATGATGTGGTCAACAACATTGATCGCAATTCCTTGTTTGCTGAAAGATCCAAGcttctcaaaacatcattatCTGAAGCCCTCACTCAATTCTACCCCTTTGCGGGGGAGTTCGAATATAATGTTTCAATCAGCTGCAATGACCATGGGGCTGGATTTATTGAATCCCAGGTCAACTGTCCCATATCGAAGATTTTGGAGAACCCCGACTTCGAGATCCTAAAACAATTGCTTCCAACTGCAATAAAATCCAAACAATCAGAGGCAGGCCATCTTCTACTAGTCCAGGTCAACTTGTTTGAATGTGGTGGATTGACAATTGGGGTTAACATTTCCCATAAGGTCGCCGATGCCTTTACACTCAGCACATTCATCAAAAGCTGGGCTACAATTGCCCTTGGCTCAGCCAGTACTGCTAGTGATCATGTTCTGCTTCCTGCTGAATTTGGTGTTGCAGCTACTCTATTCCCACCACAAGATGTCTTCAATTCACCCCAACCGATCGTGGAGtcgataaaaaaaaactgtataACCAAGAGGTTTGTGTTTGATGCCTCAAAAATTGCTGCTCTCAAGTCCAAAGCTGCCAGTGCCGCAGTGCCAAATCCTACGCGTGTTGAAGTAGTGTCTGCGCTCATTTGGAAATGCGCGTTGCAAGCATCGAGATCAAACTTGGGTTTTACAAAGCCATCCGCGTGGAATCAACTGGTGAACATGAGGAAAATATCAGGGCTTGCCAGGGTAGAAAACATATTGGGGAGCCTTGTTTGGCTGTTTACAGTCATGACTATGGAAAGTGATGAAGTGGAACTTGAAAGCTTGGTTCAGAAGTTGAGGAAGGGCATTGAGGAATATAAAGAAAAGTATGCTAATGGATTTAGTGGTGAGGATTTCATTCAAACCATGGAAGGGCTTAAGAATCTCATAATGAAGGATAGCATTGAGACCTATGGTTGCACCAGTTGGTGCAGGTTTTCGTTCTACCAGGCCGATTTTGGTTGGGGAAAGCCATCATGGATGAGTCTCTGTGACATTGAATCCATGAATACAACTTTATTGATGGACATGAGTGATGGCGTTGGCATAGAAGCGTTGTTGTGTTTGGAAGAAGAACACATGGCCATAATTGAACGCAATGAGGACCTGCTTGCGTATGCTTCTCTGAATCCGAGTGTCGTTTAA